Proteins encoded in a region of the Candidatus Rubidus massiliensis genome:
- the hcpC gene encoding Putative beta-lactamase HcpC precursor: MLKNKLVITILSTLFLFSMCDFANGATELERKALSEGDAEAQYQLGRKFYLGEGYPSDFLQAQMFFNFAANQNHPKALFFLAIMSMEGQGIKKDNKQAIKFMERSAQRGFSLAQSTLGGYYLEGSIVPKNINMAKKLLEVSYKNDGNAMACSLLAMMHEKGEGYKQDFQKAAKYYEEGALAGDSHCQYAIGIKYLIGQGVDQNLDKAMEWLKLASDNGNNEATMEVGCCYGKKEDYQNAISWFENAAKQGNAKAKYYLGLYYLEGLGVDSNEQTAKYWFNEALKSGDKRALKFLK; encoded by the coding sequence ATGTTAAAAAATAAATTAGTAATAACAATATTAAGTACATTATTTTTATTTAGTATGTGCGATTTTGCTAACGGTGCAACTGAACTTGAACGAAAAGCCTTATCTGAAGGAGACGCGGAAGCACAATATCAATTAGGTCGTAAATTTTATTTAGGTGAGGGGTATCCATCTGACTTTCTTCAAGCCCAAATGTTTTTTAATTTTGCTGCTAATCAGAATCATCCAAAGGCATTATTTTTTCTTGCCATTATGTCTATGGAAGGACAAGGAATTAAAAAAGATAATAAGCAAGCAATTAAATTTATGGAGCGCTCTGCACAAAGAGGCTTTTCACTTGCTCAAAGTACACTTGGCGGTTACTACTTAGAGGGAAGTATTGTACCTAAGAATATTAATATGGCAAAAAAATTACTCGAAGTTTCTTATAAAAACGACGGTAATGCTATGGCATGTTCGTTGCTTGCTATGATGCACGAAAAAGGTGAAGGATATAAGCAAGACTTTCAAAAAGCCGCGAAATATTACGAAGAAGGTGCTTTAGCAGGAGACTCTCATTGCCAATATGCAATCGGAATTAAATATTTAATAGGTCAAGGAGTTGACCAGAATCTCGACAAAGCAATGGAATGGCTTAAATTGGCTTCTGATAATGGAAACAATGAAGCTACTATGGAAGTTGGATGTTGTTATGGAAAGAAAGAAGATTATCAAAATGCTATTTCCTGGTTTGAAAACGCAGCTAAGCAAGGAAATGCTAAAGCAAAATATTACCTAGGTCTTTATTATCTTGAAGGTCTTGGTGTGGATTCAAATGAACAAACAGCAAAATATTGGTTTAATGAAGCTTTAAAAAGCGGCGATAAGAGAGCATTAAAGTTTCTAAAATAA
- the traD gene encoding DNA transport protein TraD gives MAFAKILTEGGQIWIHRIRMIRQVIKTALFTSFLIGILLFSFKLIQVPSVYFYSTWYYIQSSMLDEIEINPTTWEKISHVRYQKPISFKSIQIKNATKPYYDKLILISLQIVLNTLKYACMIFCLIIAYFFFRGYLWQRKRHISGNKIISPIFLKLKLLLTNKASKLNIGKLPLLKNSETKHFLITGGTGSGKTVCLFHFLDQIRTNKQKTVIVDTTGTFIKKYYREDKDIILNPTDSKSLKWHPWIECEDSFDFESIAESFIPLNHSDQDNYWKIAGRSLLSSLLIKLKISNTLSDLKRWVLYEPLPNLCSFLEGTKAMASIDMNSEKTAASVRSVAASYLGFLELLKDTQDPFSIKKWVQNSDDDSWLFLSCDPRQRAAMVPLISCWYSIAIRSLLDLEPNLDRRIWYIIDELPTLNKLQGLETLLTEGRKYGGCAVIALQAPSQLETIYGKSITKTIVSNCATRIVFADYDPESSNSISRSFGEREILEFNEGLSYGAHEVRDGVTLSANKKVIPLVSSSDIMTLKPNEAFIKLPGNIPITKIRLKII, from the coding sequence TCCGACAAGTAATAAAAACAGCATTATTTACTTCATTCTTAATTGGTATTTTGCTTTTTTCTTTTAAGTTGATTCAAGTCCCATCGGTTTATTTTTATAGTACTTGGTATTACATTCAATCTTCAATGTTAGATGAAATTGAAATAAATCCAACAACATGGGAGAAAATTAGTCATGTTCGTTACCAAAAACCAATTAGTTTTAAATCTATACAAATTAAAAATGCAACTAAACCCTATTACGATAAGCTTATTTTAATATCATTACAAATAGTCTTAAATACCCTAAAATATGCTTGTATGATTTTTTGCCTTATCATTGCTTACTTCTTTTTTAGAGGTTATTTATGGCAAAGAAAAAGGCATATTTCTGGAAATAAAATAATTTCACCAATCTTTTTGAAATTAAAGCTACTTCTTACTAATAAAGCATCAAAATTAAATATAGGTAAACTTCCATTATTAAAAAATTCGGAAACAAAACATTTTTTAATAACGGGGGGAACTGGAAGTGGCAAAACAGTATGCTTATTTCATTTTCTAGATCAAATTCGTACCAATAAGCAAAAAACAGTAATTGTAGATACTACTGGAACTTTCATAAAAAAATACTATAGGGAAGATAAGGACATTATTCTAAATCCAACAGATAGTAAAAGTTTAAAATGGCATCCCTGGATTGAATGTGAAGATTCATTCGATTTTGAAAGTATAGCTGAAAGCTTTATACCGCTTAATCATTCCGACCAAGATAATTATTGGAAAATAGCTGGACGATCTCTTTTAAGCTCATTACTAATCAAACTTAAAATTAGTAATACTTTATCAGACCTAAAAAGATGGGTTTTATATGAACCTTTGCCTAATCTATGCAGTTTCTTAGAAGGCACTAAAGCAATGGCTTCTATCGATATGAATTCCGAAAAAACAGCTGCTTCGGTAAGATCTGTTGCCGCTTCTTATTTAGGATTTCTGGAATTATTAAAGGACACACAAGATCCATTTTCAATTAAAAAATGGGTTCAAAATTCTGATGACGACAGTTGGCTTTTCCTGTCTTGTGACCCACGCCAAAGAGCTGCTATGGTTCCTCTTATTAGCTGCTGGTATTCTATAGCAATACGCAGTTTACTAGATTTAGAGCCGAATTTAGATAGAAGGATATGGTATATAATTGATGAGTTGCCAACTTTAAATAAATTACAAGGTCTAGAAACTTTACTTACTGAGGGGAGAAAATATGGTGGTTGTGCAGTTATAGCGCTCCAAGCACCTTCTCAATTAGAAACTATTTATGGCAAAAGTATAACTAAAACAATAGTTAGTAATTGCGCAACTAGAATTGTTTTTGCAGACTATGACCCCGAAAGTTCTAATAGCATTTCAAGAAGTTTTGGAGAAAGAGAGATATTAGAATTTAATGAGGGCTTATCTTATGGTGCACACGAAGTGAGAGACGGTGTTACTTTATCAGCAAACAAAAAGGTTATTCCTCTAGTTTCTTCATCAGATATAATGACACTAAAACCTAATGAAGCCTTTATAAAATTACCTGGAAATATTCCCATAACTAAAATTCGTTTAAAAATTATCTAA